A single region of the Anoplolepis gracilipes chromosome 1, ASM4749672v1, whole genome shotgun sequence genome encodes:
- the LOC140669508 gene encoding uncharacterized protein → MNISNRIETEQQIIQDISFMNHSESERKKLDQFDVAYGRELQSPILGYRYQLPDLPTNHVPSTILDTSLLHIPVYTHLKVYDLKPVQLPEIPSILSALHLQFSEDTVLSKSSREISSTARISEEGRVSASRSVRDSTKRAHKK, encoded by the exons ATGAACATTTCTAACAGAATAGAAACGGAACAACAAATAAttcaagatatttcttttatgaatCATTCGGaatcagagagaaaaaagCTTGACCAATTTGATGTAGCTTATGGTAGAGAGCTGCAATCTCCAATACTTGGTTATCGTTATCAACTTCCTGATTTGCCAACGAATCATGTACCATCCACAATTTTGGATACGTCACTATTACAC ATTCCTGTTTACACtcatttaaaagtatatgaCTTGAAGCCTGTACAACTACCGGAGATTCCAAGCATTTTATCAGCACTACATTTACAGTTCTC agaaGATACTGTACTGAGTAAATCCTCGAGAGAAATATCATCGACCGCACGAATAAGTGAGGAAGGCAGAGTATCCGCTTCTCGCAGTGTCCGCGATAGTACAAAACGTGCGCATAAAAAGTGA